The Argentina anserina chromosome 3, drPotAnse1.1, whole genome shotgun sequence genome includes a region encoding these proteins:
- the LOC126787668 gene encoding sodium/calcium exchanger NCL2-like, with translation MARAAVFIIFLVLQLLHLGSCRSVKHSNVLISDGLEDKLINQSSSLLQVLDELKADTVTCEPIYGFLPCATSIWGLAFMVIVYEILLYLANSYITRGSELFFKMYGTGVFGASVFHLLGTIPQVGIVLVTGVAGTAATAEAMATMSIGMVAGSAIMLLTLVWGSVVAFGSYDISESPTSSNQGHKKGFSITGYGVTTDSDTRATARIMAVSLIPFLILQVAKVLNSTSGIRIVILVSLLVSIAFLATYCIYQVFQPWIQNRRLEFLMSKYVQKTLLPSFLTASGDPNISNIHEVFTRIDQNHNTFISAYELRSLILGIQIGEVGLESDCVDKAMEDFDISGDSQISEQEFVNGISKWATSSVNSQVQGHRRFSSSKSEKALEVKKKQESVKQKIKLTDKTWMNQLEAAYLLILGIGIMILLATPLMVTIQEFSTAASIPSFFTSYVLVPLAINYGQALQLITSAQDKTENAISLSLSEIYNGVFMNNVMGLTMFLALVYIRDLSWDVSAAVLAVLVICSVMSIYASLSQKFPFWTCILAYVMYPISLLMIYILTTYFGWT, from the exons ATGGCAAGAGCAGCTGTGTTCATCATTTTTCTGGTTCTCCAATTACTTCATTTGGGTAGCTGCCGGTCTGTTAAACACTCTAATGTGCTCATTTCCGATGGGTTAGAAGACAAGTTGATCAACCAGTCTTCTTCACTCCTACAAGTACTGGATGAACTTAAGGCAGATACAGTAACTTGTGAGCCCATTTATGGATTCTTGCCTTGTGCTACATCAATCTGGGGGCTGGCTTTCATGGTAATAGTCTACGAGATCTTGCTCTACCTCGCAAATAGCTACATTACAAGAGGATCTGAACTCTTCTTTAAGATGTATGGGACTGGAGTCTTTGGTGCCAGTGTCTTCCACTTGCTTGGCACAATCCCACAAGTAGGAATTGTTCTTG TGACTGGAGTTGCAGGAACTGCAGCAACCGCAGAAGCAATGGCGACAATGAGCATTGGCATGGTTGCAGGGTCTGCAATCATGCTTCTTACACTAGTATGGGGTTCTGTTGTTGCATTTGGCAGCTATGACATCTCGGAGTCTCCAACTTCCTCAAATCAAGGACATAAGAAGGGTTTCAGTATCACTG GTTATGGAGTAACAACTGATTCTGACACTCGTGCAACTGCAAGAATCATGGCGGTGTCATTGATCCCCTTTCTCATTCTTCAAGTGGCTAAAGTACTCAATTCAACCTCAGGGATTCGTATCGTGATCTTAGTTTCTCTACTTGTTTCAATTGCATTCCTCGCCACTTACTGCATCTATCAG GTCTTTCAGCCATGGATTCAGAACAGAAGACTGGAATTTTTGATGAGTAAATATGTCCAGAAAACCTTGTTACCGAGTTTTCTCACTGCAAGCGGAGACCCTAATATATCAAATATACACGA GGTCTTTACTAGGATCgaccaaaatcacaatacatTTATATCAGCATATGAACTGAGATCATTGATCCTAGGAATACAAATAGGAGAAGTAGGTTTAGAGAGTGATTGTGTAGATAAGGCAATGGAGGACTTTGATATATCTGGTGATTCTCAAATATCTGAGCAAGAGTTCGTTAATGGAATCTCGAAATGGGCAACGTCTTCTGTCAACAGTCAAGTTCAAGGACATAGAAGGTTTTCAAGCAGCAAATCCGAG AAAGCTTTGGAAGTGAAGAAGAAGCAAGAATCTGTGAAACAGAAGATTAAGCTTACTGATAAAACATGGATGAATCAACTTGAGGCTGCTTATCTATTGATCCTCGGTATTGGCATTATGATCTTGCTTGCAACACCCCTCATGGTGACTATCCAAGAGTTCTCTACTGCTGCAAGCATCCCTTCATTCTTTACCTCTTATGTGTTGGTACCTTTGGCTATCAACTATGGACAGGCATTGCAACTAATAACTTCTGCTCAAGACAAGACTGAGAATGCCATCTCCTTATCACTTTCAGAG ATTTATAATGGCGTATTCATGAACAACGTTATGGGATTAACCATGTTCTTGGCACTTGTTTACATACGTGATCTGTCATGGGATGTTTCTGCAGCAGTTTTGGCTGTTCTGGTCATTTGCTCAGTAATGAGTATATATGCCAGCTTGAGCCAAAAGTTCCCATTTTGGACTTGTATTTTAGCCTACGTCATGTACCCCATATCATTGCTGATGATTTACATTCTCACCACTTATTTTGGATGGACTTGA
- the LOC126788243 gene encoding protein IQ-DOMAIN 9 has translation MGSGNWFKALRKAKFGNSKRLKGSAINLKNLSGKESKFANGKLGSLDMPVEDIAAIRIQTAFRAHVARKALRRLKGIVRLQMLTRAYPVQKQATTTLSYLHSWSRIQTDIRNRRLCMVTEGRIKQKKLENQNKLEAKLHDIEVEWSGGSETMDDILSRIYQREEAAVKRERAMAYAFSHQWRANCSQSQSLGSYELGKANWGWSWKERWIAVRPWESRVQSPSPKKLQDKQASKVGNNSNSPKPKTSVTVKLPSPNGKGTSRARRLSYTANEEKPHQHAESIEAEEANNQK, from the exons ATGGGATCTGGAAATTGGTTCAAGGCATTGCGGAAAGCAAAGTTTGGCAATTCAAAACGATTAAAG GGATCCGCCATAAACTTGAAAAATCTTTCGGGGAAGGAGTCGAAGTTTGCAAATGGAAAACTTGGCTCCCTTGACATGCCAGTTGAAGATATAGCTGCAATTCGAATTCAGACTGCTTTCCGAGCACATGTG GCTAGGAAAGCTTTACGCCGTTTGAAAGGGATTGTAAGATTACAAATGCTGACACGAGCTTATCCTGTTCAAAAGCAAGCTACAACTACATTGAGTTATCTGCATTCATGGAGCAGAATACAGACTGATATTAGAAATCGTCGGCTCTGCATGGTAACCGAAGGAAGAATCAAACAGAAGAAATTAgagaatcaaaataaacttgaGGCAAAACTTCATGACATAGAG GTGGAATGGAGCGGTGGCTCTGAAACCATGGATGATATACTTTCAAGGATATATCAGAGGGAAGAAGCAGCAGTTAAGCGGGAGAGGGCAATGGCATATGCCTTTTCTCATCAG TGGAGGGCCAATTGTAGTCAGAGCCAAAGCCTGGGAAGTTACGAACTTGGCAAAGCTAACTGGGGTTGGAGCTGGAAGGAACGCTGGATTGCTGTTCGACCATGGGAAAGCCGCGTGCAGTCGCCTAGCCCAAAGAAATTGCAGGATAAGCAAGCTAGCAAGGTTGGAAATAACTCAAATTCGCCAAAGCCAAAAACTTCGGTTACAGTTAAGCTCCCTTCACCAAATGGTAAGGGAACTTCAAGAGCTCGGAGATTGTCTTACACagcaaatgaagaaaaaccaCATCAACATGCAGAGAGCATTGAAGCAGAAGAGGCAAACAATCAGAAATGa
- the LOC126786299 gene encoding nudix hydrolase 15, mitochondrial-like: MSSPNMEQKLQTLAQHFRPVKPTTTAVGSTARAAVLVCLFQSDDGHLRVILTKRASTLSSHSGEVSLPGGKREEGDSDDVITALREAKEEIGLEPSLVNVVTVLEPFMNKQGMPVIPVIGILNAKEAFTPAPNPAEVEAVFDAPMEMFIKDENRRVEMREWMGNEYMIQIFDYEMKNAKYKIWGLTASILIKAASIVYERPPPFVEQNPSYKVAFDVESEDNRMGSSNLEQRLQTLAQHFRLQKPIKPELSPTSTSGSIKRAAVLVCLFQEEEGGMHVILTKRASTLSSHSGEVALPGGKREQGDADDVHTALREAKEEIGLDPSQVNIVTVLEPFVNKLGMTVVPVIGLLSNKEAFKPAPSAAEVEAIFYAPLEMFLKDENRRAEEREWMGYKYLLHHFYFDDHGKQYDIWAITAGILIKTASLVYQRQPAFLEQRPKFWSGTAHNTTT; the protein is encoded by the exons ATGAGTTCACCAAACATGGAACAGAAACTTCAAACGTTGGCACAACATTTCAGACCAGTCAAACCCACCACCACCGCCGTCGGTTCGACCGCCCGAGCTGCCGTTCTGGTGTGTCTCTTCCAGAGCGACGATGGTCACTTGCGTGTCATTCTAACCAAGCGAGCTTCAACTCTCTCTTCTCACTCTG GGGAAGTTTCGCTCCCCGGCGGGAAAAGAGAGGAGGGTGACAGTGATGATGTGATCACGGCGCTCCGGGAGGCCAAGGAGGAGATCGGATTGGAGCCTTCACTGGTCAATGTTGTTACTGTTCTTGAACCATTTATGAACAAG CAAGGAATGCCGGTTATTCCTGTTATTGGCATACTTAATGCAAAGGAAGCTTTCACCCCCGCTCCAAATCCTGCTGAAGTGGAAGCAGTATTTGATGCTCCAATGGAAATGTTCATCAAG GATGAAAACCGGAGGGTAGAGATGAGAGAGTGGATGGGGAACGAGTATATGATTCAAATCTTTGACTATGAAATGAAGAATGCCAAGTACAAGATCTGGGGCTTGACTGCTAGTATCTTAATTAAGGCTGCTTCAATTGTATACGAAAGGCCACCACCTTTTGTGGAGCAAAATCCCAGTTATAAGGTTGCTTTTGATGTAGAAAGTGAAGATAATCGAATGGGTTCAAGCAACCTTGAGCAGAGACTCCAAACTTTAGCACAACATTTTAGACTCCAGAAACCAATCAAACCTGAGCTATCACCTACCAGTACCAGTGGTTCAATCAAAAGAGCTGCAGTTCTGGTGTGTCTCTTCCAAGAAGAAGAGGGGGGCATGCATGTTATTCTCACAAAGCGAGCCTCAACTCTCTCTTCTCACTCTG GCGAAGTGGCTCTCCCCGGCGGTAAAAGAGAGCAAGGTGATGCTGATGATGTACATACAGCTCTCCGGGAGGCCAAGGAAGAGATTGGCTTAGACCCTTCTCAGGTCAACATTGTCACTGTTCTTGAACCTTTTGTAAACAAG CTTGGTATGACAGTGGTTCCTGTAATTGGCTTACTTTCTAACAAGGAAGCATTTAAACCAGCTCCAAGTGCTGCTGAAGTGGAAGCAATCTTTTATGCACCATTGGAAATGTTTCTCAAG GATGAGAACAGAAGAGCAGAGGAAAGGGAATGGATGGGATACAAGTATCTGTTACACCATTTTTACTTTGATGATCATGGTAAACAGTATGACATATGGGCTATAACTGCTGGAATTCTGATCAAGACTGCTTCGCTTGTCTACCAGCGCCAGCCAGCATTTCTTGAACAGAGGCCGAAATTTTGGAGTGGAACTGCTCATAATACCACAACATAG
- the LOC126787965 gene encoding magnesium-chelatase subunit ChlI, chloroplastic has translation MASLLGTCSTATLAPRPLSSPSSRTSVPSLSLTQGQSCGTKFYGGLRIHGKKSRAQFHVASVATEVNPSEQAQRLADKESQRPVYPFAAIVGQDEMKLCLLLNVIDPKIGGVMIMGDRGTGKSTTVRSLTDLLPEITIVAGDPYNSDPEDPEAMGPEVRENIMKGVQLPVATTKINMVDLPLGATEDRVCGTIDIEKALTEGVKAFEPGLLAKANRGILYVDEVNLLDDHLVDVLLDSAASGWNTVEREGISISHPARFILIGSGNPEEGELRPQLLDRFGMHAQVGTVRDAELRVKIVEERARFDKNPKEFRGSYEAEQDKLQDQITSARSGLSSIQIDQDLKVKISRVCSELNVDGLRGDIVTNRAAKALAALKGRDKVTPEDIATVIPNCLRHRLRKDPLESIDSGLLVIEKFYEIFS, from the exons ATGGCATCACTACTCGGAACTTGCTCCACCGCAACCTTGGCCCCTCGTCCTCTCTCATCTCCCTCTTCCAGGACTTCAGTTCCCTCCCTCTCTTTGACCCAAG GGCAGAGTTGTGGTACTAAGTTTTATGGAGGGTTGAGGATTCATGGGAAGAAGAGCAGGGCTCAGTTCCATGTTGCCAGTGTTGCAACTGAAGTCAACCCTTCCGAACAG GCACAGAGGCTTGCTGATAAGGAAAGCCAGAGACCGGTGTATCCGTTTGCTGCCATTGTAGGACAAGATGAGATGAAACTATGTCTTCTATTGAATGTGATTGACCCCAAGATTGGGGGTGTCATGATCATGGGTGATAGGGGAACTGGGAAATCCACAACTGTTAGGTCCTTGACTGATTTGCTTCCCGAGATTACGATAGTTGCTGGTGACCCCTACAATTCGGATCCAGAAGATCCAGAGGCCATGGGGCCGGAAGTGAGAGAGAACATTATGAAAGGAGTGCAACTTCCTGTGGCGACGACTAAGATCAACATGGTTGATTTACCTTTGGGCGCTACAGAAGATAGAGTTTGTGGGACAATTGACATTGAGAAAGCTCTGACTGAGGGTGTCAAGGCATTTGAGCCGGGACTTCTTGCAAAAGCTAACAGAGGCATTCTTTACGTGGATGAAGTTAACCTTTTAGATGATCATTTAGTGGATGTTCTATTGGATTCTGCTGCCTCTGGATGGAACACAGTGGAGAGGGAGGGTATTTCGATTTCTCACCCTGCACGGTTCATTTTGATCGGCTCTGGCAATCCAGAAGAAGGGGAGCTCAGGCCACAGTTGCTTGACCGTTTTGGTATGCATGCTCAAGTTGGGACAGTGAGGGATGCAGAACTGAGAGTGAAGATTGTCGAGGAGAGAGCTCGGTTCGACAAAAACCCAAAAGAGTTTCGGGGTTCTTATGAAGCTGAGCAAGATAAGCTTCAGGATCAAATCACCTCAGCTAGAAGTGGTCTTTCATCTATACAAATTGACCAAGATCTGAAGGTGAAAATCTCCCGGGTTTGTTCAGAGTTGAATGTCGACGGATTGAGGGGAGACATAGTAACTAACAGGGCTGCAAAAGCTTTGGCTGCTTTAAAGGGAAGAGATAAGGTGACACCAGAAGATATTGCTACGGTCATCCCTAACTGCTTAAGACATCGTCTTCGGAAGGACCCTTTAGAGTCTATTGACTCTGGTTTACTTGTCATTGAAAAATTTTACGAGATCTTTAGCTAA
- the LOC126786300 gene encoding nudix hydrolase 15, mitochondrial-like, with the protein MISILRRLTTSIPPLMDPPNSSQRLLPLTQQLRLYKPPPSSWDDDSEVGLTESETPIAKDPETFRPKRAAVLICLFQGDGGDLRVLLTKRSSALSSHSGEVSLPGGKTEEGDKDDADTATREAKEEIGLDPELVDVVTVLEPFLSKHLLRVVPVIGILKDKEAFNPAPNPAEVEAVFDAPLEMFIKDENRRAEEREWMGNKYLIHFFDYETNNKKYMIWGLTAGILIRAASIVYQRLPPFVEQNPSHKILRCVDKSTILP; encoded by the exons ATGATCTCAATCCTTAGAAGACTAACAACTTCAATCCCACCACTAATGGACCCACCCAACTCCTCCCAGCGGCTTCTGCCCCTCACTCAACAGCTCCGCCTCTACAAGCCGCCTCCTTCGTCTTGGGACGACGACTCCGAGGTGGGCTTGACTGAGTCTGAAACCCCAATTGCAAAAGACCCAGAAACGTTCAGGCCCAAGAGAGCTGCTGTTTTGATCTGTTTGTTTCAAGGAGACGGTGGTGATCTACGTGTTCTTCTGACCAAGAGATCGTCGGCGTTGTCAAGTCATTCTG GTGAAGTTTCTTTACCAGGTGGGAAGACAGAGGAGGGGGACAAGGATGATGCTGACACAGCAACAAGGGAAGCGAAAGAGGAGATTGGTTTGGATCCTGAGCTTGTTGATGTTGTTACTGTTCTTGAACCATTTTTGTCTAAG CACCTACTGAGAGTTGTACCTGTTATTGGTATACTTAAAGATAAGGAAGCATTCAATCCTGCTCCAAATCCAGCCGAAGTGGAAGCAGTATTTGATGCTCCCTTGGAGATGTTCATCAag GATGAGAACCGGAGGGCAGAGGAGAGAGAGTGGATGGGTAACAAATACCTGATTCATTTCTTTGACTACGAAACCAACAACAAGAAGTACATGATATGGGGCTTAACTGCTGGTATCTTGATTAGGGCTGCATCAATTGTGTACCAAAGGCTTCCACCATTTGTGGAGCAGAATCCCAGTCATAAGATTCTTAGATGTGTTGACAAGAGTACCATACTTCCATAA